Proteins encoded together in one Juglans regia cultivar Chandler chromosome 9, Walnut 2.0, whole genome shotgun sequence window:
- the LOC108984138 gene encoding heat shock factor protein HSF8-like isoform X1: MDGVDNGREASGSSGGDHPAPTPMPSTNAPPPFLSKTYDMVDDPATDPIVSWSPTNNSFVVWNPPEFARDLLPKYFKHNNFSSFVRQLNTYGFRKVDPDRWEFANEGFLRGQKHLLKSISRRKPAHGHSHQQSQQSQEQSSSLGACVEVGKFGLEEEVERLKRDKNVLMQELVRLRQQQQATDSQLQTMVQRLQGMEQRHQQVMSFLAKAVQSPGFLAQFMQQQNESNKRMTEGSKKRRLKQEDISEREDSPAPDGQIVKYQPLKNEATKAMLRQIMKMDASSRLESFNDEDGLLIADGPSSTSAMDSGSSTSHVSGVTLQEVSPTSEKVATPFPVPDMSLLVGAQDAPSISVPEANLIMPELSQIPEMMPESIVDIPKENYMGPETGNGGFLDPSLEVNGSLPIEMDDISPDSDIDLFLSDPNFWDDLVQSPVPEDIESNSVHGMFKENEAQPMENGWDNVQHLDKLTKQMGLLTSDIKEA; the protein is encoded by the exons ATGGACGGAGTCGATAATGGACGCGAGGCGTCCGGTTCTAGCGGCGGTGATCATCCGGCCCCAACTCCGATGCCGAGCACAAATGCGCCGCCGCCGTTCTTGAGTAAGACGTACGATATGGTCGATGACCCGGCAACCGACCCAATAGTGTCGTGGAGCCCCACGAACAACAGCTTCGTGGTGTGGAACCCGCCCGAGTTCGCCAGGGACCTCCTGCCCAAGTACTTCAAGCACAACAATTTCTCCAGCTTCGTCAGGCAGCTCAACACCTAC GGTTTCAGGAAGGTTGATCCAGACCGATGGGAATTTGCAAATGAGGGCTTCTTGAGGGGCCAAAAACACCTGCTTAAGAGTATTAGTCGGCGAAAACCTGCTCATGGACATAGTCATCAACAGTCACAGCAATCACAAGAACAGAGTTCATCACTGGGAGCTTGTGTAGAGGTTGGGAAGTTTGGCCTGGAGGAAGAGGTTGAGAGGCTTAAGAGGGACAAGAATGTGCTTATGCAGGAACTTGTCAGGTTGAGGCAGCAGCAACAGGCAACTGATAGTCAGCTGCAAACCATGGTGCAGCGTCTTCAGGGGATGGAGCAGAGGCATCAACAGGTGATGTCATTCCTGGCAAAGGCTGTGCAGAGTCCTGGCTTCTTGGCCCAGTTTATGCAGCAGCAAAATGAGAGCAACAAGCGCATGACTGAAGGCAGCAAAAAACGGAGGCTTAAGCAAGAAGATATTTCCGAGAGGGAAGATTCTCCTGCTCCTGATGGACAGATTGTTAAGTATCAACCACTAAAGAATGAGGCAACAAAGGCAATGCTCAGGCAGATTATGAAAATGGATGCTTCCTCCAGGCTGGAATCTTTTAACGACGAAGATGGTTTACTGATTGCCGATGGTCCATCATCGACCAGTGCAATGGACAGTGGGAGCTCTACAAGCCATGTATCAGGAGTGACTCTGCAAGAGGTCTCACCAACTTCTGAGAAAGTTGCAACTCCATTCCCAGTCCCAGATATGAGTCTGCTGGTTGGAGCACAAGATGCACCTTCCATTTCTGTTCCTGAGGCCAATTTAATCATGCCTGAGCTTTCTCAAATACCTGAAATGATGCCCGAAAGTATTGTGGACATTCCCAAGGAAAATTACATGGGACCTGAGACAGGCAATGGAGGATTTTTAGATCCCTCATTGGAAGTTAATGGGTCTCTTCCCATAGAAATGGATGATATCTCCCCAGATTCTGACATTGATCTCTTTCTAAGTGATCCCAACTTTTGGGATGACCTTGTGCAAAGTCCAGTGCCGGAAGATATTGAATCAAATTCTGTGCACGGTATGTTCAAGGAAAATGAAGCACAGCCAATGGAGAACGGATGGGACAATGTTCAGCATCTGGACAAGCTTACGAAACAAATGGGCCTTCTTACATCAGATATTAAAGAGGCCTGA
- the LOC108984138 gene encoding heat stress transcription factor A-1d-like isoform X2: MVNNGLILSYDLVVSVVVKGFRKVDPDRWEFANEGFLRGQKHLLKSISRRKPAHGHSHQQSQQSQEQSSSLGACVEVGKFGLEEEVERLKRDKNVLMQELVRLRQQQQATDSQLQTMVQRLQGMEQRHQQVMSFLAKAVQSPGFLAQFMQQQNESNKRMTEGSKKRRLKQEDISEREDSPAPDGQIVKYQPLKNEATKAMLRQIMKMDASSRLESFNDEDGLLIADGPSSTSAMDSGSSTSHVSGVTLQEVSPTSEKVATPFPVPDMSLLVGAQDAPSISVPEANLIMPELSQIPEMMPESIVDIPKENYMGPETGNGGFLDPSLEVNGSLPIEMDDISPDSDIDLFLSDPNFWDDLVQSPVPEDIESNSVHGMFKENEAQPMENGWDNVQHLDKLTKQMGLLTSDIKEA; this comes from the exons ATGGTTAACAATGGTTTAATCTTGTCATATGATCTTGTTGTTTCAGTTGTAGTCAAG GGTTTCAGGAAGGTTGATCCAGACCGATGGGAATTTGCAAATGAGGGCTTCTTGAGGGGCCAAAAACACCTGCTTAAGAGTATTAGTCGGCGAAAACCTGCTCATGGACATAGTCATCAACAGTCACAGCAATCACAAGAACAGAGTTCATCACTGGGAGCTTGTGTAGAGGTTGGGAAGTTTGGCCTGGAGGAAGAGGTTGAGAGGCTTAAGAGGGACAAGAATGTGCTTATGCAGGAACTTGTCAGGTTGAGGCAGCAGCAACAGGCAACTGATAGTCAGCTGCAAACCATGGTGCAGCGTCTTCAGGGGATGGAGCAGAGGCATCAACAGGTGATGTCATTCCTGGCAAAGGCTGTGCAGAGTCCTGGCTTCTTGGCCCAGTTTATGCAGCAGCAAAATGAGAGCAACAAGCGCATGACTGAAGGCAGCAAAAAACGGAGGCTTAAGCAAGAAGATATTTCCGAGAGGGAAGATTCTCCTGCTCCTGATGGACAGATTGTTAAGTATCAACCACTAAAGAATGAGGCAACAAAGGCAATGCTCAGGCAGATTATGAAAATGGATGCTTCCTCCAGGCTGGAATCTTTTAACGACGAAGATGGTTTACTGATTGCCGATGGTCCATCATCGACCAGTGCAATGGACAGTGGGAGCTCTACAAGCCATGTATCAGGAGTGACTCTGCAAGAGGTCTCACCAACTTCTGAGAAAGTTGCAACTCCATTCCCAGTCCCAGATATGAGTCTGCTGGTTGGAGCACAAGATGCACCTTCCATTTCTGTTCCTGAGGCCAATTTAATCATGCCTGAGCTTTCTCAAATACCTGAAATGATGCCCGAAAGTATTGTGGACATTCCCAAGGAAAATTACATGGGACCTGAGACAGGCAATGGAGGATTTTTAGATCCCTCATTGGAAGTTAATGGGTCTCTTCCCATAGAAATGGATGATATCTCCCCAGATTCTGACATTGATCTCTTTCTAAGTGATCCCAACTTTTGGGATGACCTTGTGCAAAGTCCAGTGCCGGAAGATATTGAATCAAATTCTGTGCACGGTATGTTCAAGGAAAATGAAGCACAGCCAATGGAGAACGGATGGGACAATGTTCAGCATCTGGACAAGCTTACGAAACAAATGGGCCTTCTTACATCAGATATTAAAGAGGCCTGA
- the LOC108984137 gene encoding heat shock factor protein HSF8-like isoform X1 → MSGVDNEGEASGLRGGGGSDHPAPAPMPSANAPPPFLSKTYDMVDDSATDRIVSWSPTNNSFVVWNPPEFARDLLPKYFKHNNFSSFVRQLNTYGFRKVDPDRWEFANEGFLRGQKHLLKGISRRKPAHGHSHQQPQQSNEQSSSMRACVEVGKFGLEEEVERLKRDKNVLMQELVKLRQQQQATDSQLQTMVQRLQGMEQRQQQVMSFLAKAMQSPGFLAQFVQQQNESNKRITEGNKKRRLKQEDISESEDSPVPDGQIVKYQPITNEATKAMLRRIMKTDASSRLESFNDKDGFLIADSPSSVNAMDSVSSTSRVSGVTLQEVPPTSSHSVTSDKVATPFPDMSLLVGAQDAPSISVPEADIIMPELSQIPEMMPESIMRIPKDNYMGPETGNGGFIDPTLEVNGSLPIEIDYISPDADIDLFLSDPNFWDDLVQSPVPEDIESNSVQGMSKENEEQPMENRWDNVQHMDKLTKQMDLLTSDIKED, encoded by the exons ATGTCCGGAGTCGATAATGAAGGCGAGGCGTCCGGCTTAAGAGGTGGAGGCGGCAGTGATCATCCGGCACCAGCGCCGATGCCGAGCGCGAACGCGCCGCCGCCGTTCCTAAGTAAGACGTACGACATGGTCGATGACTCCGCCACCGACCGAATAGTGTCATGGAGCCCCACGAACAACAGCTTCGTGGTGTGGAACCCGCCCGAGTTCGCCAGGGACCTCCTGCCCAAGTACTTCAAGCACAACAACTTCTCCAGCTTTGTCAGGCAGCTCAACACCTAC GGTTTCAGGAAGGTTGATCCAGACCGCTGGGAATTTGCAAATGAGGGTTTTTTGAGGGGCCAAAAACACCTGCTTAAGGGTATTAGTCGGCGAAAACCTGCCCATGGACATAGTCATCAACAGCCACAGCAATCAAATGAACAGAGTTCATCAATGAGAGCTTGTGTAGAGGTTGGGAAGTTTGGTCTAGAGGAAGAGGTCGAGAGGCTTAAGAGGGACAAGAATGTGCTTATGCAGGAACTTGTCAAGTTGAGGCAGCAACAACAGGCTACTGATAGTCAGCTGCAAACCATGGTGCAGCGTCTTCAGGGGATGGAGCAGAGGCAGCAACAGGTGATGTCATTTCTGGCAAAAGCTATGCAGAGTCCTGGCTTCTTGGCCCAGTTTGTGCAGCAGCAAAATGAGAGCAACAAGCGCATAACTGAAGGAAACAAAAAACGGAGGCTTAAACAGGAAGATATTTCCGAGAGTGAAGATTCTCCTGTTCCTGATGGTCAGATTGTTAAGTATCAACCAATAACAAATGAGGCGACAAAGGCAATGCTCAGGCGGATTATGAAAACTGATGCGTCCTCCAGGCTGGAATCTTTTAATGACAAAGATGGTTTCCTGATTGCTGATAGTCCATCATCGGTCAATGCAATGGACAGTGTGAGCTCTACAAGCCGTGTATCAGGAGTGACTCTGCAAGAGGTCCCACCAACTTCATCTCATAGTGTAACTTCCGACAAAGTTGCAACTCCATTCCCAGATATGAGTCTGCTGGTTGGGGCCCAAGATGCACCTTCCATTTCTGTTCCTGAGGCCGATATAATCATGCCTGAGCTGTCTCAAATACCTGAAATGATGCCGGAAAGTATCATGCGCATTCCCAAGGATAATTACATGGGACCTGAGACCGGCAATGGTGGATTTATAGATCCCACATTGGAAGTTAATGGGTCTCTTCCCATAGAAATTGATTATATCTCCCCAGATGCAGATATTGATCTCTTTCTAAGCGATCCTAACTTTTGGGATGACCTTGTGCAAAGTCCAGTGCCGGAAGATATTGAATCAAATTCTGTGCAGGGTATGtccaaggaaaatgaagaaCAGCCAATGGAGAATAGATGGGACAATGTTCAGCATATGGACAAGCTTACGAAACAAATGGACCTTCTTACATCAGATATCAAAGAGGATTGA
- the LOC108984137 gene encoding heat shock factor protein HSF8-like isoform X2 encodes MSGVDNEGEASGLRGGGGSDHPAPAPMPSANAPPPFLSKTYDMVDDSATDRIVSWSPTNNSFVVWNPPEFARDLLPKYFKHNNFSSFVRQLNTYGFRKVDPDRWEFANEGFLRGQKHLLKSISRRKPAHGHSHQQSQQSQEQSSSLGACVEVGKFGLEEEVERLKRDKNVLMQELVRLRQQQQATDSQLQTMVQRLQGMEQRHQQVMSFLAKAVQSPGFLAQFMQQQNESNKRMTEGSKKRRLKQEDISEREDSPAPDGQIVKYQPLKNEATKAMLRQIMKMDASSRLESFNDEDGLLIADGPSSTSAMDSGSSTSHVSGVTLQEVSPTSEKVATPFPVPDMSLLVGAQDAPSISVPEANLIMPELSQIPEMMPESIVDIPKENYMGPETGNGGFLDPSLEVNGSLPIEMDDISPDSDIDLFLSDPNFWDDLVQSPVPEDIESNSVHGMFKENEAQPMENGWDNVQHLDKLTKQMGLLTSDIKEA; translated from the exons ATGTCCGGAGTCGATAATGAAGGCGAGGCGTCCGGCTTAAGAGGTGGAGGCGGCAGTGATCATCCGGCACCAGCGCCGATGCCGAGCGCGAACGCGCCGCCGCCGTTCCTAAGTAAGACGTACGACATGGTCGATGACTCCGCCACCGACCGAATAGTGTCATGGAGCCCCACGAACAACAGCTTCGTGGTGTGGAACCCGCCCGAGTTCGCCAGGGACCTCCTGCCCAAGTACTTCAAGCACAACAACTTCTCCAGCTTTGTCAGGCAGCTCAACACCTAC GGTTTCAGGAAGGTTGATCCAGACCGATGGGAATTTGCAAATGAGGGCTTCTTGAGGGGCCAAAAACACCTGCTTAAGAGTATTAGTCGGCGAAAACCTGCTCATGGACATAGTCATCAACAGTCACAGCAATCACAAGAACAGAGTTCATCACTGGGAGCTTGTGTAGAGGTTGGGAAGTTTGGCCTGGAGGAAGAGGTTGAGAGGCTTAAGAGGGACAAGAATGTGCTTATGCAGGAACTTGTCAGGTTGAGGCAGCAGCAACAGGCAACTGATAGTCAGCTGCAAACCATGGTGCAGCGTCTTCAGGGGATGGAGCAGAGGCATCAACAGGTGATGTCATTCCTGGCAAAGGCTGTGCAGAGTCCTGGCTTCTTGGCCCAGTTTATGCAGCAGCAAAATGAGAGCAACAAGCGCATGACTGAAGGCAGCAAAAAACGGAGGCTTAAGCAAGAAGATATTTCCGAGAGGGAAGATTCTCCTGCTCCTGATGGACAGATTGTTAAGTATCAACCACTAAAGAATGAGGCAACAAAGGCAATGCTCAGGCAGATTATGAAAATGGATGCTTCCTCCAGGCTGGAATCTTTTAACGACGAAGATGGTTTACTGATTGCCGATGGTCCATCATCGACCAGTGCAATGGACAGTGGGAGCTCTACAAGCCATGTATCAGGAGTGACTCTGCAAGAGGTCTCACCAACTTCTGAGAAAGTTGCAACTCCATTCCCAGTCCCAGATATGAGTCTGCTGGTTGGAGCACAAGATGCACCTTCCATTTCTGTTCCTGAGGCCAATTTAATCATGCCTGAGCTTTCTCAAATACCTGAAATGATGCCCGAAAGTATTGTGGACATTCCCAAGGAAAATTACATGGGACCTGAGACAGGCAATGGAGGATTTTTAGATCCCTCATTGGAAGTTAATGGGTCTCTTCCCATAGAAATGGATGATATCTCCCCAGATTCTGACATTGATCTCTTTCTAAGTGATCCCAACTTTTGGGATGACCTTGTGCAAAGTCCAGTGCCGGAAGATATTGAATCAAATTCTGTGCACGGTATGTTCAAGGAAAATGAAGCACAGCCAATGGAGAACGGATGGGACAATGTTCAGCATCTGGACAAGCTTACGAAACAAATGGGCCTTCTTACATCAGATATTAAAGAGGCCTGA
- the LOC108984137 gene encoding heat shock factor protein HSF8-like isoform X3 → MEPHEQQLRGVEPARVRQGPPAQVLQAQQLLQLCQAAQHLPTKWSRSGRKGKGSESQGFRKVDPDRWEFANEGFLRGQKHLLKGISRRKPAHGHSHQQPQQSNEQSSSMRACVEVGKFGLEEEVERLKRDKNVLMQELVKLRQQQQATDSQLQTMVQRLQGMEQRQQQVMSFLAKAMQSPGFLAQFVQQQNESNKRITEGNKKRRLKQEDISESEDSPVPDGQIVKYQPITNEATKAMLRRIMKTDASSRLESFNDKDGFLIADSPSSVNAMDSVSSTSRVSGVTLQEVPPTSSHSVTSDKVATPFPDMSLLVGAQDAPSISVPEADIIMPELSQIPEMMPESIMRIPKDNYMGPETGNGGFIDPTLEVNGSLPIEIDYISPDADIDLFLSDPNFWDDLVQSPVPEDIESNSVQGMSKENEEQPMENRWDNVQHMDKLTKQMDLLTSDIKED, encoded by the exons ATGGAGCCCCACGAACAACAGCTTCGTGGTGTGGAACCCGCCCGAGTTCGCCAGGGACCTCCTGCCCAAGTACTTCAAGCACAACAACTTCTCCAGCTTTGTCAGGCAGCTCAACACCTAC CAACCAAATGGAGCAGAAGtgggagaaaaggaaaaggaagcgAGTCTCAG GGTTTCAGGAAGGTTGATCCAGACCGCTGGGAATTTGCAAATGAGGGTTTTTTGAGGGGCCAAAAACACCTGCTTAAGGGTATTAGTCGGCGAAAACCTGCCCATGGACATAGTCATCAACAGCCACAGCAATCAAATGAACAGAGTTCATCAATGAGAGCTTGTGTAGAGGTTGGGAAGTTTGGTCTAGAGGAAGAGGTCGAGAGGCTTAAGAGGGACAAGAATGTGCTTATGCAGGAACTTGTCAAGTTGAGGCAGCAACAACAGGCTACTGATAGTCAGCTGCAAACCATGGTGCAGCGTCTTCAGGGGATGGAGCAGAGGCAGCAACAGGTGATGTCATTTCTGGCAAAAGCTATGCAGAGTCCTGGCTTCTTGGCCCAGTTTGTGCAGCAGCAAAATGAGAGCAACAAGCGCATAACTGAAGGAAACAAAAAACGGAGGCTTAAACAGGAAGATATTTCCGAGAGTGAAGATTCTCCTGTTCCTGATGGTCAGATTGTTAAGTATCAACCAATAACAAATGAGGCGACAAAGGCAATGCTCAGGCGGATTATGAAAACTGATGCGTCCTCCAGGCTGGAATCTTTTAATGACAAAGATGGTTTCCTGATTGCTGATAGTCCATCATCGGTCAATGCAATGGACAGTGTGAGCTCTACAAGCCGTGTATCAGGAGTGACTCTGCAAGAGGTCCCACCAACTTCATCTCATAGTGTAACTTCCGACAAAGTTGCAACTCCATTCCCAGATATGAGTCTGCTGGTTGGGGCCCAAGATGCACCTTCCATTTCTGTTCCTGAGGCCGATATAATCATGCCTGAGCTGTCTCAAATACCTGAAATGATGCCGGAAAGTATCATGCGCATTCCCAAGGATAATTACATGGGACCTGAGACCGGCAATGGTGGATTTATAGATCCCACATTGGAAGTTAATGGGTCTCTTCCCATAGAAATTGATTATATCTCCCCAGATGCAGATATTGATCTCTTTCTAAGCGATCCTAACTTTTGGGATGACCTTGTGCAAAGTCCAGTGCCGGAAGATATTGAATCAAATTCTGTGCAGGGTATGtccaaggaaaatgaagaaCAGCCAATGGAGAATAGATGGGACAATGTTCAGCATATGGACAAGCTTACGAAACAAATGGACCTTCTTACATCAGATATCAAAGAGGATTGA
- the LOC108982254 gene encoding heat shock factor protein HSF8-like isoform X1, which yields MSGVDNEGEASGLKGGGGSDHPAPAPMPSANAPPPFLSKTYDMVDDSATDRIVSWSPTNNSFVVWNPPEFARDLLPKYFKHNNFSSFVRQLNTYGFRKVDPDRWEFANEGFLRGQKHLLKGISRRKPAHGHSHQQPQQSNEQSSSMRACVEVGKFGLEEEVERLKRDKNVLMQELVKLRQQQQATDSQLQTMVQRLQGMEQRQQQVMSFLAKAMQSPGFLAQFVQQQNESNKRITEGNKKRRLKQEDISESEDSPVPDGQIVKYQPITNEATKAMLRRIMKTDASSRLESFNDKDGFLIADSPSSVNAMDSVSSTSRVSGVTLQEVPPTSSHSVTSDKVATPFPDMSLLVGAQDAPSISVPEADIIMPELSQIPEMMPESIMRIPKDNYMGPETGNGGFIDPTLEVNGSLPIEIDYISPDADIDLFLSDPNFWDDLVQSPVLEDIESNSVQGMSKENEEQPMENRWDNVQHMDKLTKQMDLLTSDIKED from the exons ATGTCCGGAGTCGATAATGAAGGCGAGGCGTCTGGCTTAAAAGGTGGAGGCGGCAGTGATCATCCGGCACCAGCGCCGATGCCGAGCGCGAACGCCCCGCCGCCGTTCCTAAGTAAGACGTACGACATGGTCGATGACTCCGCCACCGACCGAATAGTGTCATGGAGCCCCACGAACAACAGCTTCGTGGTGTGGAACCCGCCCGAGTTCGCCAGGGACCTCCTGCCCAAGTACTTCAAGCACAACAACTTCTCCAGCTTTGTCAGGCAGCTCAACACCTAC GGTTTCAGGAAGGTTGATCCAGACCGCTGGGAATTTGCAAATGAGGGTTTTTTGAGGGGCCAAAAACACCTGCTTAAGGGTATTAGTCGGCGAAAACCTGCCCATGGACATAGTCATCAACAGCCACAGCAATCAAATGAACAGAGTTCATCAATGAGAGCTTGTGTAGAGGTTGGGAAGTTTGGTCTAGAGGAAGAGGTCGAGAGGCTTAAGAGGGACAAGAATGTGCTTATGCAGGAACTTGTCAAGTTGAGGCAGCAACAACAGGCTACTGATAGTCAGCTGCAAACCATGGTGCAGCGTCTTCAGGGGATGGAGCAGAGGCAGCAACAGGTGATGTCATTTCTGGCAAAAGCTATGCAGAGTCCTGGCTTCTTGGCCCAGTTTGTGCAGCAGCAAAATGAGAGCAACAAGCGCATAACTGAAGGAAACAAAAAACGGAGGCTTAAACAGGAAGATATTTCCGAGAGTGAAGATTCTCCTGTTCCTGATGGTCAGATTGTTAAGTATCAACCAATAACAAATGAGGCGACAAAGGCAATGCTCAGGCGGATTATGAAAACGGATGCGTCCTCCAGGCTGGAATCTTTTAATGACAAAGATGGTTTCCTGATTGCTGATAGTCCATCATCGGTCAATGCAATGGACAGTGTGAGCTCTACAAGCCGTGTATCAGGAGTGACTCTGCAAGAGGTCCCACCAACTTCATCTCATAGTGTAACTTCCGACAAAGTTGCAACTCCATTCCCAGATATGAGTCTGCTGGTTGGGGCCCAAGATGCACCTTCCATTTCTGTTCCTGAGGCCGATATAATCATGCCTGAGCTGTCTCAAATACCTGAAATGATGCCGGAAAGTATCATGCGCATTCCCAAGGATAATTACATGGGACCTGAGACCGGCAATGGTGGATTTATAGATCCCACATTGGAAGTTAATGGGTCTCTTCCCATAGAAATTGATTATATCTCCCCAGATGCAGATATTGATCTCTTTCTAAGCGATCCTAACTTTTGGGATGACCTTGTGCAAAGTCCAGTGCTGGAAGATATTGAATCAAATTCTGTGCAGGGTATGtccaaggaaaatgaagaaCAGCCAATGGAGAATAGATGGGACAATGTTCAGCATATGGACAAGCTTACGAAACAAATGGACCTTCTTACATCAGATATCAAAGAGGATTGA
- the LOC108982254 gene encoding heat shock factor protein HSF8-like isoform X2: MEPHEQQLRGVEPARVRQGPPAQVLQAQQLLQLCQAAQHLPTKWSRSGRKGKGSESQGFRKVDPDRWEFANEGFLRGQKHLLKGISRRKPAHGHSHQQPQQSNEQSSSMRACVEVGKFGLEEEVERLKRDKNVLMQELVKLRQQQQATDSQLQTMVQRLQGMEQRQQQVMSFLAKAMQSPGFLAQFVQQQNESNKRITEGNKKRRLKQEDISESEDSPVPDGQIVKYQPITNEATKAMLRRIMKTDASSRLESFNDKDGFLIADSPSSVNAMDSVSSTSRVSGVTLQEVPPTSSHSVTSDKVATPFPDMSLLVGAQDAPSISVPEADIIMPELSQIPEMMPESIMRIPKDNYMGPETGNGGFIDPTLEVNGSLPIEIDYISPDADIDLFLSDPNFWDDLVQSPVLEDIESNSVQGMSKENEEQPMENRWDNVQHMDKLTKQMDLLTSDIKED; this comes from the exons ATGGAGCCCCACGAACAACAGCTTCGTGGTGTGGAACCCGCCCGAGTTCGCCAGGGACCTCCTGCCCAAGTACTTCAAGCACAACAACTTCTCCAGCTTTGTCAGGCAGCTCAACACCTAC CAACCAAATGGAGCAGAAGtgggagaaaaggaaaaggaagcgAGTCTCAG GGTTTCAGGAAGGTTGATCCAGACCGCTGGGAATTTGCAAATGAGGGTTTTTTGAGGGGCCAAAAACACCTGCTTAAGGGTATTAGTCGGCGAAAACCTGCCCATGGACATAGTCATCAACAGCCACAGCAATCAAATGAACAGAGTTCATCAATGAGAGCTTGTGTAGAGGTTGGGAAGTTTGGTCTAGAGGAAGAGGTCGAGAGGCTTAAGAGGGACAAGAATGTGCTTATGCAGGAACTTGTCAAGTTGAGGCAGCAACAACAGGCTACTGATAGTCAGCTGCAAACCATGGTGCAGCGTCTTCAGGGGATGGAGCAGAGGCAGCAACAGGTGATGTCATTTCTGGCAAAAGCTATGCAGAGTCCTGGCTTCTTGGCCCAGTTTGTGCAGCAGCAAAATGAGAGCAACAAGCGCATAACTGAAGGAAACAAAAAACGGAGGCTTAAACAGGAAGATATTTCCGAGAGTGAAGATTCTCCTGTTCCTGATGGTCAGATTGTTAAGTATCAACCAATAACAAATGAGGCGACAAAGGCAATGCTCAGGCGGATTATGAAAACGGATGCGTCCTCCAGGCTGGAATCTTTTAATGACAAAGATGGTTTCCTGATTGCTGATAGTCCATCATCGGTCAATGCAATGGACAGTGTGAGCTCTACAAGCCGTGTATCAGGAGTGACTCTGCAAGAGGTCCCACCAACTTCATCTCATAGTGTAACTTCCGACAAAGTTGCAACTCCATTCCCAGATATGAGTCTGCTGGTTGGGGCCCAAGATGCACCTTCCATTTCTGTTCCTGAGGCCGATATAATCATGCCTGAGCTGTCTCAAATACCTGAAATGATGCCGGAAAGTATCATGCGCATTCCCAAGGATAATTACATGGGACCTGAGACCGGCAATGGTGGATTTATAGATCCCACATTGGAAGTTAATGGGTCTCTTCCCATAGAAATTGATTATATCTCCCCAGATGCAGATATTGATCTCTTTCTAAGCGATCCTAACTTTTGGGATGACCTTGTGCAAAGTCCAGTGCTGGAAGATATTGAATCAAATTCTGTGCAGGGTATGtccaaggaaaatgaagaaCAGCCAATGGAGAATAGATGGGACAATGTTCAGCATATGGACAAGCTTACGAAACAAATGGACCTTCTTACATCAGATATCAAAGAGGATTGA
- the LOC108982249 gene encoding mitogen-activated protein kinase kinase 10-like: MKERRKFGRSINDIGERERRHRLHALRLSLPPPKPASEFQHQTQFPTFLSCPSPNSLGIKNLSGLEKIAILGHGSSGTVYKVLHKKTMSIYALKVLRINQNDVSVYLQAACEADILKQVDSQYIIMCLAVFDNHFVGVKCGGNLCFVMEYMEGGSLQDVLRARQRLTEQVISSMAKRVLEGLHYLHGMQIVHRDIKPSNLFVNDKGEVKIADFGVSHVMERAREACDSNIGTCAYMSPERFDPEGWGGDDVDGFCRGCVVTWGGGVGMPCWKARDAGDSLARVSERCSKVPREGLEEERDSG, from the exons atgaaggaaagaagaaagtTTGGAAGGAGTATTAATGACattggtgagagagagagaaggcatcGGCTGCATGCACTAAGGCTATCGCTGCCACCACCAAAACCAGCTTCTGAGTTTCAACACCAAACCCAATTCCCGACATTCTTGTCATGCCCCTCTCCCAACTCCCTAGGTATCAAAAACCTATCCGGCCTTGAGAAAATAGCCATTCTTGGACATGGTAGTAGCGGCACGGTCTATAAAGTTCTACACAAGAAAACCATGTCAATTTACGCATTGAAAGTGCTCAGGATCAATCAAAATGATGTCAGTGTTTACCTGCAGGCTGCATGTGAGGCCGATATCCTCAAACAAGTTGACTcccaatatataataatgtgcCTTGCAGTTTTCGATAATCATTTTGTTGGTGTGAAATGTGGAGGCAATCTTTGCTTTGTCATGGAGTACATGGAAGGTGGTTCCCTACAGGACGTGTTGCGAGCACGACAAAGATTGACTGAGCAGGTTATCTCTAGTATGGCCAAGCGTGTCCTGGAAGGATTGCACTATTTGCATGGCATGCAGATAGTGCACAGAGACATAAAACCATCAAACCTTTTTGTAAATGATAAGGGAGAGGTAAAGATTGCAGATTTTGGGGTCAGCCATGTCATGGAGAGGGCACGTGAAGCATGTGACTCGAACATTGGCACATGCGCCTACATGAGTCCAGAAAGATTCGATCCAGAGGGGTGGGGTGGTGATGATGTAGATGGGTTTTGCCGGGGATGTGTGGTCACTTGGGGTGGTGGTGTTGGAATGCCATGTTG GAAGGCTAGAGATGCCGGAGACAGCCTCGCCAGAGTTTCGGAGCGTTGTTCGAAGGTGCCTAGAGAAggattggaggaagagagggaCAGTGGCTGA